TGAATTGTTTTCGACCGAAGCCGTTGATCCGCAACGTGATCCGGATGTGTGTCCGATTCGTAAAACAACTTTTCGGCGTCCCGATCGAATTAGCGGAAACCCTTAACCACCAAGGGTTTCCGAGCGGTCGCCAATACTGTCGTCCGGCCGCGACATCGGTAGTCTTCCCACTTCCTCAAAAAAGTCCCACAAATTAATTTGATCACCTACACTTGCGCGCAAGTACGGTGAGGCGGCCGCTAAAAGCGGTTGCGTCGCCTGCTTGTAGCCACGTGCATGACAGATGCGGCCGGCGACACTCCAGTGGTGATTGGCACCGGGGATGGAGCGGGGAACCGGCGATGGCATTTTTTGGATCGAAACTGGAGACTTCCATGAATATCAAGATGCAAAAGCTGTTGCCGATCAGCGCGGCGGCGATGGTGTTTGCGGCGTTGGCAACGAACGCATCGGCCGACCAGGTGGTGAAGATCGGTCACGTTGCGCCGTTGACGGGCGGTATCGCCCACCTCGGCAAGGACAACGAGAACGGTGCTCGCCTCGCTGTCGAGGAAATCAACGCGAAGGGCCTGACGATCGGTGGCCAGAAGATCACGCTCCAGCTCGATGCACAGGACGACGCGGCCGACCCGCGTACCGCCACGCAGGTTGCGCAGAAGCTCGTCGACGACAAGGTCGTGGCGATCGTCGGCCACCTGAACTCGGGCACCACGATCCCGGCCTCGAAGATCTACAGCGACGCGGGCATCGTGCAGATCTCGCCGTCGGCGACCAACCCGGCCTACACGCAACAGGGCTTCAAGACCACCTACCGCGTGGTCGCGACCGATGCGCAGCAGGGTCCGGCGCTGGCGAACTACGCGCAGTCGAAGGGCTACAAGAGCGTGGCGGTGGTCGACGATTCGACCGCTTACGGCCAGGGTCTCGCGAACGAGTTCGAGAAGAAGGCCAAGGCGCTCGGCCTGAAGGTCCTCTCGCATGACGCGACCAACGACAAGGCGGTCGACTTCCGCGCGATTCTGACCAAGATCAAGGGCGAAAACCCGGACGTGATCATGTACGGCGGCATGGACGCCACCGGCGGCCCGTTCGCCAAGCAGGCCAAGCAGCTCGGCCTGCGCGCGAAGGTGCTGGCCGGCGACGGCGTGTGTACCGAGCAGCTCTCGGATCTGGCCGGCGACGCATCGGCGAACGTGGTCTGCTCGCAGGCCGGCGCGGCGCTCGAGAAGATGCCGGGTGGTTCGGAGTTCGAAGCAAAGTACCAGAAGCGCTTCGGCCAGCCGATCCAGATCTACTCGCCGTTCACGTATGACGCCGTGTACATCATCGTCGACGCGATGAAGCGCGCGAACTCGACCGATCCGGCGAAGATCCTCGCGGCCATGCCGGCGACGGACTACAAGGGCGTGATCGGCGAAACCGTGTTCGACTCGAAGGGCGACCTGAAGCACGGCGTGATCTCGCTGTACGACTACAAGGGCGGCAAGAAGACGTTCCTCGATCAAGTGAAGATGTAAATCTGCCTCGACAGAGGGGGTAAGGGGCGCCCGTCGAAAGACGGGCGCCCTTTCTTTTTTGCGGAGCGCGAACGCAGGCACGATCGCGCGCGGCACGCGGCGTGCCGCCGTCGGGAAGGCCGGGTGCCGCGGCCCGAAGCGCGAGCGCCGCCCGGACGCTCGGATGCTCAGACGTTGAGCCGGCGCATCACGCGCGGCGCGAACGCGGCGACGATCGCAGCGCACAGCGCGACGATCCCGAGGCCGACCGGCAGCCCGGCCGCCTGCGCGACGCCGCCGATCACGACCGGGCCGAACATCAGCCCGAAGTAGGCGAGGCCGGCCACGTGCGCGAGCCCCTCGGCGGGCGAGATGCCGGCCACGCGCGCGGCGGCGGCGAACAGCAGCGGCATCATGTTGGACAGGCCGAGGCCCATCATCGTGAAGCCGATCAGCGCCGGCGCCGGATACGGCAGCAGCAGCGCGCCGACCATCCCGATGCAGGCGAACGTGGCGCTCGCGAACACCACCTGCGGCGCGCCGAAGCGCGCGCGCACGAAGTCGCCGGCGAAGCGTCCGCCCGCCATGCCGCCCGAGAACGCGGCATAGGCGGCGCTCGCGAACGCGGGCGTGGCGGCCACCACGTCGCGCATGTAGACGGTGGCCCAGTCGTACATCGCGCCCTCGGCGATCAGCGAGACCAGCGCGATCGCGCCGAGCGTCCAGAGCGCGGTCGAGCGCCAGCGGTTGAGCGACGAGCCGTGCTCCGCCTCCTGATGCGGTACGTGCGGCAGCACGGCCGGGCAGGCCACCACGATGATCACCGCGCACACCAGCGAGGCGAGCGCCAGATGCACGGGCGGCGCCATGCCTGCCGACAGCGCCGCGCCGCCGAGCGCCGCGCCGCCGAGCCCGCCGATGCTGAACATGCCGTGCAGCATCGAGATGATCGGCCGGCCGAACGCGATCTCGACCGCGCTCGCCTCGGCGTTCATCGCGACGTCGAGCGTGGCCATCGTGAAGCCGAACAGCATCAGCACCACGATCAGCAGCGGATAGCTCGGCGCGAGCAGGATCAGCGCGCCGCACGCCGACATGCCGATGCCGCCGGCGAGGCAGGCGGTACGCGTGCCCACCCGCGCGATCCACTTCGCGTTGGTGGTCATCGCGATGATCGAGCCGATCGCCACGGCGAGCAGCGCGAGCGACAGCAGCGCCGGACTCAGTGCGAAGCGGTCGCGCACGGTCGGCACGTGGACGCCCCACGAGGCGTACATCATGCCGGCGACGAAGAACAGCGCCATGGTGGCCGCGCGGGCGCGGTGGCGCGCCGCCGGGGGCAGGGCGCGGTGGGCGGCGGGCTGCGGCGGAAGCCGGGAGGAATGATCGGACACGGTGAGCTCGGCGATGCGCGTCGCCGGCGTTCGGAGTCACGCCGGTCGCGCGCAGGGAGGGTTATCGTTGAAGGTCGCGCCTTATGCGAACGATGCGCGACAATGGGCAGCAGCAACCGATTCTAACGGAGCGTCGCGCCCGACGCGCGCGGTGGTGCTCCGCGCCGGCAGGGCGACGCGCACGATCGCGGCGGCGCCGCGCAGGAGCATGCCTTGAAGCTGTCCGTCTCGCTACCGATTCACCTGCTGCATCGCGGGCAGGCCGGCACGCTCGCGACTCATGCGCGCGAGCCGGCCGGCTTCCCGTATCCGACCGTCGTTCCCTACGCCACCGATGCGCGCCATCGGCCCGTGGTGCTGGTCAGCACACTGGCCGAGCACACGCGCAACCTGGCCGCCGATGCGCGCGCCGGCTTCCTGGTCGTCGACCCGCAGCCGGCAGGCCGGGCCGCCGCGGCGCCCGAGGCTTCGTCCGACGGCGAGCCCGCCGCGAGCGCGACGCTCGAAGCCGAACGCGTCACGTTGATTGGCCGCTTCGTGCGAATCGACGACGACCCGTATCTCGCCGCGCGTTACCAGCGATATCACCGCGATGCGGCGCGTTATCTCGCGCTCGGCGATTTCGCGTTCTGGGCGCTCGAATGCGAGCGGCTGCGCTTCATCGGCGGCTTTGGCCGAATGGGCTGGCTCGACGGCGCCGAACTCGACGCGCTGCCGCCGCTGTCGTTCGACGAGGAGCAGGCATTATGGGCGCGGTATGCCGTTGGTAATAGCGGACCGGAATTGATCGGCGTCGACCGGCATGGTGCCGATTGGCGGATTGCCGGACGGCTGCGGCGCACGACTTTTGCAAATCCGGCGGCTGATTCCCGCTCGCTCATCGACGCCGTGGAGATCGCCGCGGCCACTATTGATTCGCCGTGATCGGCAATTCCGAAGCCTGATGAATATCGGCACATCAGGCGAGTGCACGGTTTCGGTGCGTTGATTTTCAGTCGATTCTCAGCAAAACCTCTCTCGACATGAAAGCTTCCGGGTGCATCGGCGCCGTCCGTTGCGCAGCCTGAAAGCATGAATATATGAACAAACTCTGCCTAATCGATTGCCTCAATCATTTAAGTGGTAATTGAATTGCTGATCGGCCCTCCGACTCGTTCGAGATTAA
The genomic region above belongs to Burkholderia plantarii and contains:
- a CDS encoding branched-chain amino acid ABC transporter substrate-binding protein; the encoded protein is MNIKMQKLLPISAAAMVFAALATNASADQVVKIGHVAPLTGGIAHLGKDNENGARLAVEEINAKGLTIGGQKITLQLDAQDDAADPRTATQVAQKLVDDKVVAIVGHLNSGTTIPASKIYSDAGIVQISPSATNPAYTQQGFKTTYRVVATDAQQGPALANYAQSKGYKSVAVVDDSTAYGQGLANEFEKKAKALGLKVLSHDATNDKAVDFRAILTKIKGENPDVIMYGGMDATGGPFAKQAKQLGLRAKVLAGDGVCTEQLSDLAGDASANVVCSQAGAALEKMPGGSEFEAKYQKRFGQPIQIYSPFTYDAVYIIVDAMKRANSTDPAKILAAMPATDYKGVIGETVFDSKGDLKHGVISLYDYKGGKKTFLDQVKM
- a CDS encoding HugZ family protein — protein: MKLSVSLPIHLLHRGQAGTLATHAREPAGFPYPTVVPYATDARHRPVVLVSTLAEHTRNLAADARAGFLVVDPQPAGRAAAAPEASSDGEPAASATLEAERVTLIGRFVRIDDDPYLAARYQRYHRDAARYLALGDFAFWALECERLRFIGGFGRMGWLDGAELDALPPLSFDEEQALWARYAVGNSGPELIGVDRHGADWRIAGRLRRTTFANPAADSRSLIDAVEIAAATIDSP
- a CDS encoding MFS transporter, coding for MSDHSSRLPPQPAAHRALPPAARHRARAATMALFFVAGMMYASWGVHVPTVRDRFALSPALLSLALLAVAIGSIIAMTTNAKWIARVGTRTACLAGGIGMSACGALILLAPSYPLLIVVLMLFGFTMATLDVAMNAEASAVEIAFGRPIISMLHGMFSIGGLGGAALGGAALSAGMAPPVHLALASLVCAVIIVVACPAVLPHVPHQEAEHGSSLNRWRSTALWTLGAIALVSLIAEGAMYDWATVYMRDVVAATPAFASAAYAAFSGGMAGGRFAGDFVRARFGAPQVVFASATFACIGMVGALLLPYPAPALIGFTMMGLGLSNMMPLLFAAAARVAGISPAEGLAHVAGLAYFGLMFGPVVIGGVAQAAGLPVGLGIVALCAAIVAAFAPRVMRRLNV